The proteins below are encoded in one region of Oreochromis niloticus isolate F11D_XX linkage group LG6, O_niloticus_UMD_NMBU, whole genome shotgun sequence:
- the sart1 gene encoding U4/U6.U5 tri-snRNP-associated protein 1, whose product MGSSKKHKEKSRDKDTEERRREHKKHRHKERDRDTSDRDKEKRKRSRSRERSRRESRGKGERSSGEPRVKKEKVDAGYEESNTEVQPQSASGDASLSIEETNKLRAKLGLKPLELNENKKELGTKEEPMVAETINPVVIQQQKEMREKLAALKEKRKLNQKLGKVKTLAEDDWLDDTSSWVERSRKLAKEKEMAEKRAKLLEEMDEEFGVSNLVEEEFAQIKQDAYTSRDLKGLKVQHKVESFSEGQTVILTLEDKGVLEEEEDVLVNVGLVDKEKAEKNVELKKKKPDYKPYEEEESVDDMVSFKSRSVLSKYDEEIEGEKKKSFRLNTGGFADGERERELQAMKEMLRNQAQSLEMPALSIASEYYTPQEMVGFKKTKRRVKKIRKKEKTSTADDLHLDDTRSSDFGSRTRGRGRKQEDDEDQEVKKEEKVVTHEIPLLSDDIRMAEMDISDDEEFTPPEPAVIEEDEAEQELQKQLEKQRKLKQMQLLKDSGAKVAEQVKKLVKDDNEDDPDKRNNIVFNATSEFCRTLGDIPTYGLSGNREDQEDIMDFEQEEEKDDAGGSDSDMDENVGWSTVNLDEEQKQPDFATASATILDEEPIVNSGLAAALLLCKNKGLLETQMQKVARVKAPKGALPNGDYCIEDKMGFDDKYSRREEYRGFTQDFKEKDGYKPDVKIEYVDESGRKLTPKEAFRQLSHRFHGKGSGKMKTERRMKKLEEEALLKKMSSSDTPLGTVALLQEKQKSQKTPYIVLSGSGKSMNANTITK is encoded by the coding sequence ATGGGTTCGTctaagaaacacaaggaaaagAGCCGCGATAAGGACACAGAGGAGCGTCGTCGTGAACATAAGAAACATCGCCACAAGGAGCGCGACAGAGACACTTCGGACCGAGACAAGGAGAAAAGAAAGCGCTCCAGGTCCAGGGAAAGAAGCAGACGGGAGAGCCGTGGGAAGGGTGAAAGGAGCAGCGGGGAACCACGAGTGAAGAAGGAGAAAGTAGATGCGGGATATGAGGAAAGCAATACTGAAGTGCAGCCTCAATCTGCGAGCGGAGATGCATCTCTCAGCATcgaggaaacaaacaaactcaggGCAAAGTTGGGTCTGAAGCCTCTGGAACTGAATGAGAACAAGAAGGAGCTTGGGACCAAAGAGGAACCCATGGTTGCAGAGACCATCAACCCTGTGGTCATCCAGCAGCAGAAAGAGATGAGAGAGAAGCTTGCAGCTTTGAAGGAAAAACGCAAACTCAACCAGAAACTGGGGAAAGTCAAAACCCTAGCTGAGGATGACTGGCTGGATGACACATCCTCCTGGGTCGAGAGAAGCAGAAAGctggcaaaagaaaaagaaatggcaGAGAAAAGAGCCAAACTTCTGGAAGAGATGGATGAAGAGTTTGGTGTCAGCAATCTGGTAGAGGAGGAATTTGCCCAGATTAAACAGGATGCGTACACATCTCGAGATTTAAAGGGACTCAAAGTGCAGCACAAAGTCGAGTCTTTCTCTGAGGGCCAGACTGTCATCCTGACCCTAGAAGACAAAGGTGTTttggaagaggaggaagatgtGCTGGTAAACGTAGGACTGGTGGAcaaggaaaaagcagaaaagaatgtggaattaaaaaagaaaaagccagaTTACAAACCTTACGAAGAAGAGGAGAGTGTTGACGACATGGTTTCGTTTAAATCTCGCTCTGTTCTGTCAAAGTATGATGAGGAAATTGAAGGTGAGAAGAAAAAGAGCTTCCGGTTGAATACAGGTGGTTTCGCCGATGGAGAGCGAGAGCGCGAGCTCCAGGCCATGAAAGAAATGCTGCGAAATCAGGCCCAGTCCTTGGAAATGCCTGCGCTCTCTATCGCCTCAGAGTACTACACACCACAGGAAATGGTGggctttaaaaagacaaaacgtCGAGTGAAGAAGATCAGGAAGAAGGAGAAGACATCCACTGCAGATGACCTTCACCTCGATGACACCCGCAGCTCTGACTTTGGCTCCAGGACACGTGGCCGAGGCCGCAAACAGGAGGATGATGAAGACCAAGAAGTaaagaaagaggagaaggtGGTGACGCATGAAATCCCCCTGCTGTCTGACGACATCAGGATGGCAGAAATGGACATAAGCGACGATGAGGAATTTACCCCTCCTGAGCCAGCTGTAATTGAGGAGGATGAGGCAGAGCAGGAGCTGCAGAAGCAGTTGGAGAAGCAGAGGAAGCTGAAGCAAATGCAGCTCCTGAAAGACTCTGGGGCgaaggtggcagagcaggttaAGAAGCTTGTTAAAGATGACAACGAAGACGATCCTGACAAGAGGAACAACATTGTTTTCAATGCTACCTCAGAGTTTTGCAGAACCCTGGGTGATATCCCAACATACGGACTGTCAGGCAACAGAGAGGACCAGGAAGACATTATGGACTTTgaacaggaggaggaaaaagatGATGCTGGAGGTTCAGACTCTGATATGGATGAGAATGTTGGATGGAGCACAGTTAACCTGGATGAGGAACAAAAACAACCAGATTTCGccacagcctctgccaccattTTGGACGAGGAGCCCATCGTCAACTCCGGCCTCGCTGCTGCCCTGTTGCTGTGCAAAAATAAGGGTCTGTTGGAGACTCAAATGCAGAAAGTAGCACGTGTCAAAGCGCCAAAAGGCGCCCTGCCCAATGGTGACTACTGCATTGAGGACAAGATGGGCTTTGATGACAAGTACAGCCGCAGAGAAGAATACAGAGGCTTCACGCAAGACTTCAAGGAGAAGGATGGCTACAAGCCTGACGTCAAGATTGAGTACGTGGACGAGTCTGGGCGGAAACTCACTCCAAAAGAAGCTTTTAGGCAGCTCTCCCATCGATTCCACGGAAAGGGGTCTGGAAAAATGAAGACCGAGAGGAGGATGAAAAAGCTAGAGGAAGAGGCGTTGCTGAAGAAGATGAGCAGCAGCGATACCCCTCTGGGAACTGTGGCTTTACTGCAGGAGAAGCAAAAATCCCAGAAAACACCATATATTGTGCTTAGTGGGAGTGGAAAGAGTATGAATGCAAACACCATTACTAAATAA